The DNA segment TTGGTCATTGCCAAAGAACGCATTCCGTTTGCGCGGGTCCAATCCGGGACACATAGGCTCGCTGTCGACAGGGACGGTGTTGTGTTGTCAAAATCCTGGGATGATAGCGGTGATCTGCCGGTCATCTCCGGGATCAATCTGCCTAAGTCGCGGATCAGCTTAGGAGCTATCATTAGGACGGCTGACTTGCAGGTTGCGCTACGGATCATTGCATTTTTCCGGGTTAATAAAACATTGGCTTTTTACGGAATTTCTAAAATGGATGTTTCAAATCTTTCGCAGATCTCTTGCTATCTGAGCAACGATATCAAAATTATTCTTGATGAAGATGACGTTTATCGAAAATTACGCACGCTCATCCTTGTCTTGTCGCAAGCAAAAAAAGAGTTACCGGATGTTAAATACATTGATTTGAGGTTTAAGGAGCCTATCGTCGGAAAAAAATGATGAGAGAAAGAATATATTGCGGGTTGGACCTTGGGTCCCAATCTATTAAATCTAGCGCGGTTAAGACGCGCTCAGGCGGCCATGCGGAAATTTTAGGGGTCCATGAGTCACCGACGGTTGGCTTAAAGAAAACTTCCATTGCGGACTTAAATGAGCTTTCGGAAGCCATTCATCAGAATCTAAAAAATCTTGCTAAGAAAATTAATCTTAAAATAAAAGATATTCAGTTAGGGATTGGCGGGCATTTTATCGAGTCGCGTTATAGCCACGCGGTCGTGCCTTTATTAGATAAGGGCGGCAAGGCGATAACCCGCGGTGATATCAGAAATGTTAACCAGCATGCGCGTCTTCTAGGGATCAAGATGGAAGAAGAAATGCTGCATGATTTCCCGCAGAATTATACCGTGGATGATATCATCAACACATCGTCTGATCCCCTGGGGTTATATGGGCGTAAGCTCGGTGTTAATTCACTTTTGATCTTTACCAAAGTTGCTTTAGCCAGCAATATTATTCGTGCGGTTAATCAAGTTGGTTTTGAGGCTTCTCGGATGACATTTTCCAGCCTTTGCTGTGCCCAGCATGTTTTAAATAAAAAATCAAGAAATGACGGGTGTATTTTTATTGATGTCGGCGCAAGTACGGCGGATATTCTTATTTTTAAAGATAATGTGCTACGCCAAATTGATATTATTCATTTAGGCGGTGATCATGTTACCAAGAATATTGCCCAGTCACTTAACCTTCCTTTTGATTTAGCCGAAGACATCAAGAAATCATACGCGGTAGCCCTAGCGGATGATGCCAAGAAAACGGGAGAGATCTTAATTAAACGTGACGCAAATTACATGCCTATCCGCCGGGAAAAAATTTATGAAGCCATTGAGCCGGAAATCACAAAACTGGTGAACGCCATTTCGAACACAATCCAATCTTCGGGATTGTCCGACA comes from the Candidatus Omnitrophota bacterium genome and includes:
- the ftsA gene encoding cell division protein FtsA yields the protein MMRERIYCGLDLGSQSIKSSAVKTRSGGHAEILGVHESPTVGLKKTSIADLNELSEAIHQNLKNLAKKINLKIKDIQLGIGGHFIESRYSHAVVPLLDKGGKAITRGDIRNVNQHARLLGIKMEEEMLHDFPQNYTVDDIINTSSDPLGLYGRKLGVNSLLIFTKVALASNIIRAVNQVGFEASRMTFSSLCCAQHVLNKKSRNDGCIFIDVGASTADILIFKDNVLRQIDIIHLGGDHVTKNIAQSLNLPFDLAEDIKKSYAVALADDAKKTGEILIKRDANYMPIRREKIYEAIEPEITKLVNAISNTIQSSGLSDKLAGGIVVGGGGALLPGFIERVEETTKMASMMGRIGAAASGVNNAVVFGAAISLAQGATSRLADFSVSPQPRGHVKNVFHRIRELYEEYF
- a CDS encoding cell division protein FtsQ/DivIB, coding for MKNKNTKSKSSFKILPAIIILVFFAFFGFVVYKSVISFFESSSYFTIRSVMYPPSLKFIETSEIPASLKGKNILKLDINKLQKQLQVKYPQFGQLRIVKRFPDRILVIAKERIPFARVQSGTHRLAVDRDGVVLSKSWDDSGDLPVISGINLPKSRISLGAIIRTADLQVALRIIAFFRVNKTLAFYGISKMDVSNLSQISCYLSNDIKIILDEDDVYRKLRTLILVLSQAKKELPDVKYIDLRFKEPIVGKK